Proteins found in one Aneurinibacillus uraniidurans genomic segment:
- a CDS encoding HD-GYP domain-containing protein has protein sequence MRMIHISQYQESKMKLAKPIYDAKGRVLLAAENRVHPVYLERLRHMGITTLIIEDEESKGITLEEMLDMRTWIEMIQGLKQIFDKVASNQLFPISVLQSIARKLVAEVKQRRAIMLTPSTSLPAELSPYAHAVNVTLISLLISKKLSYNDLQLHDLAIGCLLHDIGKLHSKEIEHTEIGFSILRKVREISFLSAHIAYQHHERMDGTGYPRGIKGSEFLEIAQVCAVANLFENLMSVENMPPHEAIEMIMTQNGVGYLPSVIEAFVRSVPPYTPGMKVALNNNMIAIVTRIESHIQRPVVRITSSNQEISLASNLNLMVSKVLTNEGLKKELHI, from the coding sequence ATGAGGATGATCCATATATCCCAGTATCAAGAAAGCAAGATGAAACTAGCAAAGCCGATTTATGATGCTAAAGGCAGGGTTCTGTTAGCGGCAGAAAATCGGGTTCATCCTGTATATCTAGAGAGACTACGGCATATGGGAATTACGACATTAATTATTGAAGATGAAGAATCAAAAGGCATTACGCTTGAGGAAATGCTGGATATGCGTACGTGGATCGAAATGATTCAGGGATTGAAACAAATATTTGATAAAGTAGCATCAAATCAACTATTTCCAATCAGTGTCCTTCAGTCTATTGCCCGTAAGCTTGTTGCGGAAGTAAAGCAGCGGCGTGCTATTATGTTAACCCCTTCCACTAGCTTACCTGCGGAATTATCCCCGTATGCTCATGCTGTAAATGTTACCCTGATTTCTTTATTGATATCTAAAAAATTGTCCTATAATGATTTACAATTGCACGATTTAGCCATCGGATGTTTGCTCCATGATATCGGAAAGCTCCATTCAAAAGAAATTGAGCATACAGAAATAGGTTTTTCAATTTTGAGGAAAGTTCGTGAGATTAGTTTTCTTTCTGCTCATATTGCTTATCAGCATCATGAACGGATGGATGGAACTGGTTATCCGCGTGGCATTAAGGGAAGTGAGTTTTTGGAGATCGCCCAGGTTTGTGCTGTAGCTAACTTATTTGAAAACCTTATGTCTGTAGAGAACATGCCCCCGCATGAAGCGATTGAAATGATTATGACGCAAAATGGTGTTGGATATCTACCTTCTGTTATTGAAGCGTTTGTTAGAAGTGTTCCTCCATATACACCTGGCATGAAGGTCGCCTTGAATAATAATATGATCGCAATCGTTACGCGTATCGAATCTCACATACAGCGACCAGTAGTGCGAATCACCTCTAGCAACCAAGAGATTTCATTGGCTAGTAATTTAAATCTTATGGTGTCAAAAGTACTAACGAATGAGGGATTAAAAAAAGAATTACATATTTAA